One genomic window of Sporocytophaga myxococcoides DSM 11118 includes the following:
- a CDS encoding ArnT family glycosyltransferase, with translation MLEKTESNNFLVALICILAVPALFINLDVMPTLGDEATRALVALEFMLRKNYIFSTINGEAYYNKPPLYNWLLVLLFNTSGRADEWILRLPAVASLLAFSVTIYFTMKKHVESKIALLSAFAFLTFGRMLFYDSMLGHIDILFSLILYLAIYSIFYFIVKERYFLLFPSAYFLTSLAFLMKGLPALVFLGLSLCITFFFFKKLEALFHPAHFAGIAIFLLIIGSYFLIYNKYNSSDDFLKTLWSESSKRTAFENNWKTSLSFLLIFPFEYLFHLMPWSLLIVTCVRKDFLTIAKNNPFIFFCLIIIAINIPIYWISPETRPRYLFLLFPFVFTILLYFYFKEGAEKQKFITSILLSVAFVVFVVMASFPFFAEIHAQISLKNLKASLLLIALTVIAYLFFKSGRKNLFYLPLALIIARIGFDLFVLPERATVSPEVRWKQDVVASAKICKDLPLYIYKNSFIKHNLTYYLTTQNKRIVQRDHVGEKKDVYYIMENFYFQEHPFKKLFEFQFDGRHYFIVKSE, from the coding sequence ATGTTAGAAAAAACAGAAAGCAACAATTTCCTTGTTGCTCTTATTTGTATTCTGGCAGTTCCCGCACTGTTCATCAATCTGGACGTCATGCCAACACTCGGGGATGAAGCAACACGAGCTTTGGTGGCACTTGAATTTATGCTCCGCAAAAATTATATTTTTTCTACAATCAACGGAGAAGCATATTATAATAAGCCCCCTTTATACAACTGGCTTCTGGTTTTACTTTTCAATACATCAGGGCGAGCAGATGAATGGATCCTCAGATTGCCTGCAGTTGCTTCTCTCCTGGCTTTTTCTGTTACGATTTATTTTACCATGAAAAAGCATGTCGAATCTAAAATTGCATTGCTATCTGCTTTTGCCTTTTTAACATTCGGAAGAATGCTTTTCTACGATTCCATGCTAGGACATATAGATATTCTATTTTCATTGATTCTCTATCTTGCTATTTATTCCATATTCTATTTCATAGTAAAAGAGCGTTATTTTCTTCTGTTTCCTTCAGCCTATTTTCTCACTTCTTTGGCCTTTCTGATGAAAGGACTGCCGGCATTGGTATTTCTGGGACTATCGCTTTGTATTACTTTCTTTTTCTTTAAAAAACTGGAAGCTTTATTTCATCCTGCTCATTTTGCAGGTATAGCCATTTTCCTCTTGATCATCGGGAGCTATTTCCTGATTTATAATAAATACAACTCTTCTGACGATTTCCTTAAAACTCTGTGGAGTGAGTCTAGCAAAAGGACAGCATTCGAAAATAACTGGAAAACATCATTATCCTTTTTACTCATTTTTCCATTCGAATATCTCTTTCATCTGATGCCCTGGTCATTGCTGATTGTGACTTGCGTCCGGAAAGATTTTCTCACGATCGCTAAAAACAACCCCTTCATTTTCTTTTGTCTTATCATTATTGCCATAAACATTCCAATCTATTGGATTTCTCCGGAGACAAGGCCCAGGTATTTATTTCTGCTTTTCCCTTTCGTTTTTACAATATTGCTATACTTTTATTTTAAAGAAGGGGCAGAAAAGCAAAAGTTTATAACCTCAATTTTACTGTCAGTTGCATTTGTTGTATTTGTCGTGATGGCCAGCTTCCCGTTTTTCGCTGAGATCCATGCACAGATTTCTTTAAAAAACTTAAAGGCATCTTTACTGCTTATTGCTCTGACTGTTATTGCATATTTATTCTTCAAAAGCGGAAGAAAAAATCTGTTTTATCTGCCTCTTGCTCTGATCATAGCCAGGATAGGATTTGACCTTTTTGTATTGCCGGAAAGGGCTACTGTTTCTCCGGAAGTACGGTGGAAACAGGATGTAGTAGCTTCTGCAAAGATTTGTAAGGATCTTCCGTTATATATTTATAAGAACAGTTTCATCAAGCACAATCTGACCTATTACCTTACCACTCAAAATAAAAGAATTGTTCAGAGAGATCATGTCGGAGAAAAAAAGGATGTATACTATATCATGGAAAATTTTTACTTTCAGGAACACCCATTCAAGAAGCTGTTTGAGTTTCAATTTGATGGCAGGCATTATTTTATAGTCAAAAGTGAGTAA
- a CDS encoding DUF4272 domain-containing protein has product METTGDLVLRRKKKSLESRLIDYGIKNYRVSHLEYLDHSKEKFQTAYDAGCRMIILYAIAYLVHNLDERPAFIDWFKTEKIWEKVSPKEMEFLMNPSPEERMLLDLSWCIEGAITLAWCLKKVEVLPRLNDENNVVEESQQNLPELGDSLILFLSRVEYRNLEDVYEENLFNEIATTYFRDLLFNGKKDTTRINRSVSYERHKVLNWLRTYYEEGGEVTGELWDETDTST; this is encoded by the coding sequence ATTGAAACCACAGGAGACCTTGTATTAAGGCGAAAAAAGAAGTCTCTTGAATCAAGACTCATTGATTATGGGATAAAGAATTACAGAGTAAGTCATTTGGAGTATCTGGATCATTCGAAGGAAAAGTTCCAAACAGCGTATGATGCCGGTTGCAGAATGATAATTCTTTATGCAATTGCATATTTAGTACATAACTTGGATGAGAGACCCGCTTTTATTGATTGGTTCAAGACTGAAAAGATTTGGGAAAAAGTATCACCAAAGGAAATGGAGTTTTTAATGAATCCATCTCCAGAAGAGAGAATGCTTTTGGATTTATCTTGGTGTATCGAAGGTGCTATAACCTTGGCTTGGTGTTTAAAAAAGGTAGAAGTTTTACCGAGATTGAATGATGAAAATAATGTAGTTGAGGAGTCCCAGCAAAATTTGCCAGAATTGGGAGATTCGTTAATTCTGTTCTTGTCTCGGGTAGAATATCGAAATTTGGAAGATGTTTATGAAGAGAACTTATTTAATGAAATAGCTACCACATATTTCAGGGATTTACTGTTTAACGGAAAAAAGGACACAACTAGAATAAATAGATCGGTAAGTTATGAAAGGCACAAAGTTTTAAATTGGCTGAGAACGTATTATGAAGAAGGGGGTGAAGTTACTGGAGAACTTTGGGACGAAACTGATACTTCGACATAA
- a CDS encoding AraC family transcriptional regulator gives MRVHNEILKTLINNASHFGIDEMEIYKDTGLNAGTLSEAEGMQDWSAGIKVWESILQRSDYRQISLNFGKRITFSVLGWISPLVSSSSDLLTAWKSIVNFFPLMGDMFEYNMLILPDNSVKIIYSPAMVWVEKSPVTAAMAAEHAMSLTLAISGFLVGQKIKPLKANFTYEVKPSDRSFYQDIFDNVSFGENENSLHFSKEMAETKTVSGNQLTYEFMLKLCSEKLSSIQRSAGYYSKVKRILFNKESYYNLKIEEVAAMLNTSTRTLQRNLKEEGHTYQSILDEHLIESATKLLAKPGVQIQEVAFILGFESAQSFSRAMKKKTGKSPTSLKSEIFKD, from the coding sequence ATGCGTGTACACAATGAAATTTTAAAAACGCTGATTAATAATGCTTCCCATTTTGGAATTGACGAGATGGAGATTTATAAAGACACCGGACTTAATGCCGGTACTTTAAGCGAGGCGGAGGGCATGCAGGATTGGAGTGCTGGTATAAAGGTCTGGGAATCTATATTGCAAAGGTCAGATTACAGACAGATTAGTCTGAACTTTGGAAAAAGAATCACCTTTTCTGTTCTCGGCTGGATTTCCCCATTGGTGTCAAGCAGTTCGGATTTGCTTACCGCATGGAAAAGCATTGTAAATTTTTTTCCATTAATGGGAGATATGTTTGAGTATAACATGCTCATTCTACCAGACAATTCTGTTAAAATAATTTATAGCCCCGCAATGGTATGGGTTGAGAAAAGCCCGGTTACTGCTGCTATGGCAGCAGAGCATGCAATGAGTCTGACGCTTGCAATTTCAGGATTTCTGGTTGGCCAGAAAATTAAACCATTGAAAGCCAATTTCACTTATGAGGTAAAACCATCTGACAGGAGTTTTTATCAGGATATTTTTGATAACGTTTCTTTCGGAGAAAATGAGAACAGCCTGCATTTCTCGAAAGAGATGGCAGAGACAAAAACTGTTTCCGGAAATCAGCTTACATATGAATTTATGCTAAAGCTTTGTTCGGAAAAGCTTAGCAGCATTCAGCGTTCTGCCGGATATTACTCAAAAGTAAAGCGGATACTTTTTAATAAAGAAAGTTATTACAATCTTAAAATTGAGGAGGTGGCAGCAATGCTCAATACCAGCACAAGAACACTGCAAAGAAATCTGAAGGAAGAAGGGCACACTTATCAAAGTATTCTGGACGAACATCTTATTGAGAGTGCCACTAAGCTATTGGCAAAGCCAGGTGTGCAGATTCAGGAAGTGGCGTTTATCCTTGGTTTTGAAAGTGCTCAGAGTTTCAGCAGGGCAATGAAGAAAAAGACAGGTAAAAGTCCCACATCGCTTAAGTCAGAAATCTTTAAGGATTAA
- a CDS encoding DUF4345 domain-containing protein → MLINWRKEQQAFFEDTLILSAGQQTTIMNRFINYSGIFIICLTALGILMVSIMAFSNPQAVMDLVQVKLHNNDAYSSIRGVYGGAGMTIFITLTYLLFKNRLQGLAFVALLCGSYSLSRIITIFSEGALGSFGTNWMFIEGVLCIAALALLFANRKVSRV, encoded by the coding sequence ATGCTAATAAATTGGCGTAAAGAGCAACAAGCTTTCTTTGAAGATACGCTTATTTTGTCAGCAGGACAACAAACAACTATTATGAACAGATTTATAAATTATTCCGGAATATTCATCATCTGCCTGACAGCTTTAGGTATTCTGATGGTAAGTATAATGGCATTTTCCAATCCCCAGGCAGTGATGGACCTCGTACAGGTAAAACTTCACAATAATGATGCTTACAGCTCCATCCGGGGAGTTTATGGAGGAGCTGGAATGACAATTTTCATTACTTTAACTTATCTTCTTTTTAAAAACAGGCTTCAAGGCCTGGCATTTGTCGCATTGCTTTGCGGCTCTTATTCTCTATCAAGAATTATTACAATATTTTCTGAAGGAGCTCTTGGGAGCTTCGGAACAAACTGGATGTTTATCGAGGGGGTATTGTGTATAGCAGCTTTGGCTTTGTTATTTGCAAACAGAAAGGTTTCCAGAGTTTAA
- a CDS encoding NADAR family protein codes for MNYSIQNLINRINNGERLKYIYFWGHQPSKDGTITNSCFSQWWIADFKVDGITYKTAEHWMMAKKAELFGDKEIYEKIINSKSSGEAKDLGRRISGFNQEKWEASRFEIVVEGNYHKFTQYPELKEFLLNTQDRVLVEASPVDNIWGVGLAKDNVKIENPEEWNGLNLLGFALMEVRDRLNKK; via the coding sequence ATGAATTACTCAATACAAAACCTAATAAATAGAATCAACAACGGCGAGAGGCTGAAGTACATTTATTTCTGGGGACATCAGCCAAGTAAGGACGGGACAATAACCAACTCATGTTTCAGTCAATGGTGGATTGCGGATTTTAAAGTAGATGGAATTACCTATAAGACTGCAGAGCACTGGATGATGGCAAAGAAGGCAGAATTATTTGGGGACAAAGAAATATACGAGAAGATCATAAATTCTAAATCGTCAGGAGAGGCAAAGGACCTGGGACGCAGGATATCAGGATTTAATCAGGAGAAGTGGGAAGCCTCACGATTTGAAATTGTAGTCGAAGGAAATTATCATAAGTTTACCCAATATCCGGAATTGAAAGAATTTCTTTTGAATACACAAGACAGGGTATTAGTTGAGGCAAGTCCTGTTGACAATATCTGGGGTGTAGGATTAGCAAAGGATAATGTGAAAATAGAGAATCCGGAAGAGTGGAATGGCTTGAATCTTTTAGGATTCGCGCTGATGGAAGTGAGAGATAGGTTAAATAAAAAATAA
- a CDS encoding cupin domain-containing protein, with translation MSIESFNSELEFDASRVKTKVIIETSFSKEIRILLSKGQIMKEHKTPFPILIHILEGEIMLGVNGTIHNMRSGEIIALDGNVPHDLTAKENSIVRLSLSKHDKVERLKDVLES, from the coding sequence ATGAGCATAGAATCATTTAATTCAGAGCTAGAATTTGACGCAAGTCGAGTTAAGACAAAAGTTATTATAGAAACTTCTTTTTCCAAAGAGATACGAATCCTTTTAAGCAAAGGGCAAATTATGAAGGAACACAAAACGCCATTTCCAATTCTAATCCACATTTTAGAAGGGGAAATTATGCTAGGTGTTAATGGAACAATTCATAATATGAGAAGTGGCGAAATCATTGCATTGGATGGAAACGTCCCTCACGACCTAACTGCGAAAGAGAATTCTATTGTCCGACTTTCTCTTTCAAAGCACGACAAGGTTGAGCGACTTAAAGATGTTTTAGAGAGTTAA
- a CDS encoding glycosyltransferase family 2 protein: MAKYLVSVVVPLFNEEENVFELVHELVSVMNATEYSYQILLVNDGSRDHTWSKIQALAKEFKQIEAINLAGNYGQTMALRAGFEQASGEIIVAMDGDLQHDPQYIPVFIEEMQKGNYDMVGGAKIRRPESAFKNFLAETGHKIIKSISGVNLRYFGATFKAYRSYLLQGSNMLGDSHRFLGAIVARKGTRYTELPIEIRERKRGKSNYKISKVFLVILDLLFLKFFISYINKPFRIFGLIGLINFLIGIALTTGFTVGSLFFQMNIKEHYLAEFLFSVFLILIGTMFLSIGIIAEIGVYNYFQKSFAPPYRVREVITDEKIIIPLKLENQASGQLMNG; encoded by the coding sequence ATGGCTAAATATCTAGTGTCTGTTGTAGTTCCGCTTTTCAACGAGGAAGAAAATGTATTTGAGCTTGTTCACGAGCTTGTGTCTGTAATGAATGCTACCGAATACAGCTATCAGATTTTACTGGTAAATGACGGAAGCAGAGACCATACCTGGAGTAAAATACAGGCTCTTGCAAAAGAGTTTAAACAAATAGAAGCAATAAATCTGGCAGGAAATTATGGTCAGACGATGGCTTTGAGGGCCGGATTTGAACAGGCTTCAGGTGAAATCATTGTCGCCATGGATGGGGATCTGCAACATGACCCTCAATATATTCCTGTATTTATTGAGGAAATGCAAAAAGGCAACTACGACATGGTCGGTGGTGCTAAAATCAGGAGACCCGAGTCCGCTTTCAAAAACTTTCTTGCAGAAACAGGACATAAGATCATCAAAAGCATTTCAGGGGTAAATCTCAGATATTTTGGTGCCACCTTTAAAGCTTATAGAAGTTATCTCCTGCAGGGCAGTAATATGCTGGGCGATAGCCACAGATTTCTCGGGGCTATAGTGGCTCGCAAAGGGACGAGATATACTGAGCTTCCAATTGAAATCAGGGAAAGGAAAAGAGGAAAAAGCAATTATAAAATCAGCAAGGTCTTTTTAGTAATACTAGATCTATTGTTTTTAAAATTCTTTATCTCATACATCAATAAGCCTTTCAGAATATTTGGCCTTATCGGGCTGATCAATTTTCTGATCGGAATTGCTCTCACGACGGGCTTTACAGTGGGGTCATTGTTTTTCCAAATGAACATTAAAGAACATTATCTGGCAGAATTTCTGTTCAGTGTGTTTCTTATACTTATTGGAACCATGTTCCTTTCAATTGGAATAATTGCTGAAATCGGAGTTTACAATTATTTCCAGAAATCATTTGCACCTCCTTATAGAGTAAGAGAAGTTATTACCGACGAAAAAATTATCATCCCTTTAAAATTAGAGAATCAAGCCTCTGGTCAATTAATGAATGGATAA
- a CDS encoding FAD-dependent oxidoreductase — translation MIEDKKVVLAGGGLVGSLLALLLGKAGYEVDVYEKRPDPLMTAPEKGRSINLALSHRGIRALKAAGVEQEMMNIAIPMKGRYIHHEDGSNSFQPYGDEGQVIYAVSRADLNKTLLNKAREAHNVNLFFNERCVKVNIEEFNIEFENKQDGTIKNKEFSVLFGADGAFSQVRSALLPTSRFNYSQEYLEYGYKELTIPSDSGVHRMEKNALHIWPREKFMLIALPNLDGTFTATLFLPFEGENSFASLKTDSQVEAFFKKYFADAADLIPELNKQFAEHPTSALVTVKCYPWVYENRIALIGDAAHAIVPFYGQGMNAGFEDCRVLYDLITKNGSLKASLQEYQGLRKPAGDAVGQLALQNFIEMRDLVGDKKFLLRKKIEAKIHHKIPGYLPLYSMVTFSDLPYHEALDKGKKQDRLMEEIMKIEDVEALTEKREVWEKIEELVERGLGR, via the coding sequence ATGATAGAGGATAAAAAAGTTGTTTTAGCCGGCGGTGGACTGGTAGGGAGTTTACTGGCCTTGTTGTTGGGCAAGGCTGGTTACGAAGTGGATGTTTATGAGAAGAGGCCGGACCCATTAATGACTGCTCCTGAAAAAGGGAGATCCATCAATCTTGCACTAAGTCACCGCGGAATCAGAGCATTAAAGGCGGCGGGAGTGGAACAGGAAATGATGAATATTGCCATTCCTATGAAAGGAAGATACATTCATCATGAGGACGGTTCCAATTCTTTTCAACCATATGGAGATGAGGGTCAGGTTATTTATGCTGTCTCCAGAGCAGATCTTAACAAGACGTTGCTGAACAAAGCAAGAGAAGCGCACAATGTTAATCTGTTCTTTAATGAAAGATGTGTTAAGGTCAACATTGAAGAATTCAATATTGAATTTGAAAATAAGCAGGACGGAACGATAAAGAACAAAGAGTTTTCTGTTCTGTTCGGAGCGGATGGGGCATTCTCTCAGGTACGAAGTGCGCTGTTGCCGACGAGTAGATTCAATTATTCTCAGGAATATCTTGAATATGGATATAAAGAATTAACGATACCATCAGATAGTGGAGTGCACAGAATGGAAAAGAATGCCTTGCATATCTGGCCGAGAGAGAAGTTCATGCTGATTGCATTGCCAAATCTTGATGGGACTTTTACAGCAACGCTTTTTCTGCCTTTTGAAGGGGAAAATTCATTTGCATCATTAAAGACTGATTCACAAGTTGAAGCATTTTTTAAGAAGTACTTTGCAGATGCCGCTGACCTCATACCAGAGCTGAACAAGCAATTCGCTGAGCATCCGACTTCAGCATTGGTTACTGTGAAATGCTATCCATGGGTTTATGAAAATCGCATAGCACTGATAGGTGATGCTGCACATGCTATAGTGCCTTTTTATGGACAAGGCATGAACGCTGGCTTTGAAGACTGCAGAGTATTGTATGATCTGATTACAAAAAATGGAAGTTTGAAAGCAAGTCTTCAGGAGTACCAGGGGCTGAGGAAACCAGCAGGAGATGCAGTAGGACAATTGGCCCTTCAGAACTTTATCGAGATGCGCGACCTCGTTGGCGATAAAAAGTTTCTGCTGAGGAAAAAGATAGAAGCAAAGATTCACCATAAAATTCCAGGTTATCTTCCGTTATACAGCATGGTCACTTTTAGTGATCTTCCGTATCATGAGGCTTTGGATAAAGGAAAAAAGCAGGACAGGTTGATGGAAGAGATTATGAAGATTGAAGATGTGGAGGCTTTGACGGAGAAGAGGGAGGTTTGGGAGAAGATTGAGGAGTTGGTGGAGAGGGGGTTGGGGAGGTAA
- the kynU gene encoding kynureninase → MAMRNMKFSTDKKYAKSLDVKDPLKDFKKQFLTPGKGKNSQIYFCGNSLGLQPVTAKKYVETELNDWAELAVEAHFKGTNPWADYHKLFRKPLAALCGALPEEVVAMNSLTANLHLLLVSFYWPREKRVKILTEAGSFSSDIYALTSQIEIRGFDPAECLVEVGPREGEFALRDEDIIKKIEELGDELALVMMSGVNYYTGQAFDMEAITEAAHNAGAYVGFDLAHAIGNIPLNLHEWQVDFATWCSYKYLNAGPGATAGLFVHSENFHLPRFAGWWGNDEKERFLMKPEYEPSVGAEGWQLSNAPILPMAVLKASLDIFQKAGLKKIFKKSEQLTAYLEFLIKIKCTPAQKEKPYKIRIITPTEPSRRGAQLSIYFEKGDGKKLVQQFAKEGIILDWRSPNVLRVSPTPLYNSYTEVYTFVEKFADFCEFIN, encoded by the coding sequence ATGGCAATGAGAAATATGAAGTTTTCCACGGATAAAAAATATGCAAAAAGTCTGGATGTAAAAGATCCTCTAAAAGATTTCAAAAAACAATTTTTAACTCCGGGAAAAGGTAAAAACAGCCAGATTTACTTTTGTGGTAACTCACTTGGATTACAACCTGTGACGGCTAAAAAATATGTTGAAACTGAACTGAATGACTGGGCCGAGCTGGCAGTCGAAGCGCATTTCAAAGGAACCAATCCTTGGGCAGATTATCACAAACTTTTCAGAAAACCTCTGGCGGCACTTTGTGGAGCCTTACCTGAAGAAGTAGTTGCCATGAACAGTCTTACAGCGAACCTTCATCTTTTGCTCGTGAGTTTTTACTGGCCTCGTGAGAAAAGGGTAAAAATCCTTACAGAGGCGGGGAGCTTCTCATCGGACATATATGCTCTTACTTCACAGATTGAAATCAGAGGTTTTGATCCTGCCGAATGTCTGGTAGAAGTTGGACCACGTGAAGGGGAGTTTGCCCTTCGTGATGAAGATATCATTAAGAAGATTGAGGAGTTGGGAGATGAGCTTGCTTTGGTGATGATGAGTGGTGTGAACTACTATACCGGCCAAGCTTTTGATATGGAAGCAATTACAGAAGCTGCTCATAATGCGGGCGCCTATGTTGGCTTTGATCTGGCGCACGCTATTGGAAATATACCTTTAAATCTTCACGAGTGGCAGGTAGATTTTGCAACCTGGTGTTCTTATAAATACCTGAATGCCGGTCCTGGCGCTACGGCAGGTCTGTTTGTGCACAGTGAAAATTTTCATTTGCCGAGATTTGCCGGATGGTGGGGCAATGATGAAAAGGAAAGATTCCTGATGAAGCCGGAGTATGAACCATCTGTTGGAGCGGAGGGTTGGCAGTTGAGTAATGCGCCAATATTACCGATGGCTGTTTTAAAAGCCTCATTGGATATTTTTCAGAAAGCAGGCTTGAAAAAGATTTTCAAAAAGAGCGAGCAGCTGACAGCCTATCTGGAGTTTCTGATAAAAATTAAGTGTACTCCGGCTCAAAAGGAGAAACCTTACAAAATCAGAATAATAACTCCGACAGAGCCGTCCAGAAGAGGAGCTCAGCTTTCGATTTATTTTGAAAAAGGTGATGGCAAAAAACTGGTGCAGCAATTTGCCAAAGAAGGTATTATCCTTGACTGGAGATCGCCTAACGTGCTTAGAGTTTCACCGACACCGCTTTACAATTCATATACAGAGGTATACACCTTTGTTGAGAAGTTTGCTGATTTCTGCGAGTTTATAAATTAA
- a CDS encoding 3-hydroxyanthranilate 3,4-dioxygenase: MAVQRPFSFKKWIEENRHLLKPPVGNQQVFKGNDDFIVMVVGGPNSRKDYHYNEGEEFFYQLEGDINLKILEDGKPVDIPIKEGEIFLLPGKVPHCPQRPANTIGLVMERYRKPGEKDGFIWVCENCGNKLYEEYEYISDIVKQLPPIMERFYSSKELRTCKACGTVMEPPVKPKA; this comes from the coding sequence ATGGCAGTTCAAAGACCATTCAGTTTTAAAAAGTGGATAGAAGAAAACAGGCATTTGCTGAAACCACCGGTAGGAAATCAGCAGGTATTCAAAGGCAACGATGATTTTATAGTAATGGTAGTCGGCGGACCAAATTCTAGAAAGGATTACCACTATAATGAAGGGGAGGAGTTTTTCTATCAGTTGGAAGGTGACATCAATCTGAAGATTCTTGAAGATGGCAAGCCTGTAGATATTCCGATTAAGGAAGGAGAGATTTTTCTTTTACCGGGAAAAGTACCACATTGTCCGCAAAGGCCGGCCAACACTATCGGTCTGGTGATGGAGCGTTACAGAAAACCAGGAGAGAAAGATGGCTTTATCTGGGTTTGTGAAAACTGCGGCAACAAGCTTTACGAAGAGTATGAATATATTTCAGACATAGTAAAACAGCTTCCTCCCATCATGGAAAGGTTTTACTCTTCAAAGGAGCTTAGAACCTGCAAGGCTTGTGGCACTGTAATGGAACCACCGGTTAAACCAAAGGCGTAA
- a CDS encoding carbohydrate deacetylase produces the protein MDKRLIINADDFGWDASATEGILDLARKNAISSTTVLATHVTASDIKDLIALRNISVGFHLNLIDGNPVSRHSLVKSLTDKEGRFLSVQNIYKKFLLNTLSKAEIKTEILNQIHRLKKMGVEISHADSHRHIHQYPVLGDFILKVLNEAGIKKIRKLNTNRFSDKRRMILKAMSLYPHRETKKFISPQILLSDFSADKKADMEVFSKSLATAFEKYQTAEMMTHPGIMDRPGSYLKRKEEYEFLKSCEWKSFLEKNSVKLISFKELY, from the coding sequence ATGGATAAACGTCTCATTATAAATGCAGATGACTTTGGTTGGGACGCTTCCGCCACGGAGGGAATACTGGATCTGGCCAGGAAAAACGCTATTTCCAGCACTACCGTTCTGGCGACGCACGTTACAGCAAGCGACATAAAGGACCTGATTGCTCTGAGAAATATCTCTGTAGGTTTTCACCTAAACCTCATTGATGGCAATCCGGTATCCAGACATTCTCTCGTAAAGTCACTCACTGATAAAGAAGGAAGATTTCTTTCCGTTCAGAACATCTATAAAAAATTTCTGCTGAACACATTGAGCAAGGCAGAAATTAAAACTGAGATTTTAAACCAGATCCATAGGCTGAAAAAAATGGGCGTTGAAATCTCTCATGCAGACAGTCATAGACATATACATCAATACCCTGTTTTAGGAGATTTTATTCTGAAAGTTTTAAATGAAGCCGGAATAAAAAAAATAAGAAAACTCAATACAAACAGATTTTCCGATAAGAGGCGGATGATTTTGAAAGCCATGAGCCTTTATCCTCACAGGGAAACAAAAAAATTTATCAGTCCGCAGATTCTTCTTTCCGATTTTTCTGCTGATAAAAAAGCTGATATGGAGGTGTTTTCAAAGTCTTTAGCCACTGCTTTTGAAAAGTATCAAACAGCAGAAATGATGACACATCCCGGCATTATGGACAGGCCAGGTTCTTATCTGAAAAGAAAAGAAGAGTATGAATTTTTAAAATCCTGTGAATGGAAATCTTTCCTGGAAAAAAACTCGGTCAAGCTGATCTCTTTTAAAGAGTTATATTAA
- a CDS encoding lysylphosphatidylglycerol synthase transmembrane domain-containing protein: MSKENTIKIFKLLLKISVSSVALFFVFRSVNIQDVFNLVKNSDYWLLLPTILLYLISKYITAIRFQRFLKVIDINIPDALNFRLYLLGMYYNLLLPGGVGGDGYKVYYLHKIFKSPVKSLLSLSIIDRVSGMVAIILLGEICAIFIFRHEPLLFYLSIISLPLTFGAYWGGLNLFYKKYLNVFHRTNFQSIAGQFIQVVCVILLLLLIGVDKHYLLYIFVFLVSSIVAAFPFTIGGVGARELTFLYGAEFFGLDMSVSVTISMLFYLITAFSSLCGIYFGIFPEKVYVQESSENS; this comes from the coding sequence GTGAGTAAAGAAAACACAATTAAAATATTTAAGCTTCTCTTAAAAATCTCGGTTTCTTCGGTTGCTTTATTTTTTGTATTCAGGTCAGTAAATATTCAAGATGTTTTTAACCTCGTAAAAAACTCTGATTACTGGCTTCTTTTGCCAACTATACTGTTATACTTAATTTCCAAGTACATTACAGCTATAAGGTTTCAGCGTTTTCTGAAAGTTATAGATATCAATATTCCCGATGCCCTAAATTTCCGGCTTTACTTGCTGGGCATGTATTATAATCTCCTCTTGCCAGGAGGCGTGGGAGGCGATGGGTATAAGGTTTATTATTTGCATAAAATATTTAAAAGTCCTGTAAAAAGTCTACTGTCTCTGAGTATCATTGACAGAGTGAGTGGAATGGTTGCTATTATACTGCTAGGTGAAATCTGCGCAATATTTATATTCCGACATGAGCCTCTTTTATTTTACCTTTCTATTATTTCTTTGCCTCTAACTTTTGGAGCTTATTGGGGAGGCCTGAATTTATTCTATAAAAAATATCTGAATGTATTTCACAGGACAAACTTTCAAAGTATTGCGGGGCAGTTTATTCAGGTTGTATGCGTAATTCTGCTTCTCCTGTTAATTGGCGTTGATAAGCACTACTTGCTCTATATTTTTGTATTTCTGGTTTCTTCCATAGTAGCAGCTTTTCCTTTTACAATCGGAGGTGTCGGCGCAAGAGAACTGACTTTTTTATATGGAGCGGAATTTTTTGGTCTCGACATGAGTGTTTCTGTGACAATCAGTATGCTCTTTTATCTTATCACAGCGTTCTCTTCTTTGTGCGGGATTTACTTCGGAATTTTTCCTGAAAAGGTTTATGTGCAGGAGTCTTCTGAAAACAGTTAA